TGTGTGCGGCTATCGACGTCATGCCAGTTTCAAGGTACTCATCCATTGAAGGTATGCTTCCAGTTTTACCCCACTTGGATTCGGTAAACCACGAAGCAAATGTTTCATACCACttcatacaaaaaagaaaagacatcatatatatatctctCAGTTTAATAGATATGGGGCGACAATAAAATTGACGACTTTAGTGTCGGCTTACAATATCTTGAAGATTGTTTATTATGTCACGTCCTTCTTGTTGGAGGTATTCTGTGGCAATTTCCCTTACGAGATTATCAAGGGCATCGAAGATAATCTTACTATGGCCGCTCAAACCCTTAGCATCCCATCtgttatatatattcaatgagaGAAATAGAAATTAGAGGCAAAATTAATGATCTCTTAATTGTTCTTTGttccatatttatttttgggtaaaatcaaATCGATTAAGGAGTGTATTACTAATCCTAGTTTCACTCTTGCTCTCAATGGCACATTGGAGGGATATTTTAAAGCTAGGCAGGATAGGTCTTCGTCAAGGAGATCCTATTTCTTCATATCTTTTTGTAATTGATATGGAGGGTTTGTCTTAGATGTTGGAGGAGGCTGCTAGTCAtgatgctcttttttcttttcatcctAAGTGCAGTCCCCTCAAGCTGACACACTTGTGTTTTGCGGATGACCATCTAATTTTTTCTGCAGCTTCTGTTGATTCTATTAAAGTCATTAAAGGGGTGCTTAATGTTTTTGAAGATATTGTTGGTTTGAGAGCTAATCTGGCCAAGAGTTCTTTGTTCTATGGTGGAATGCCCTCGGGTATTAAGATGGAAATTCTGGATTTCTAGCATATGAATGAAGGAAAGCTGCCTATCCATTATCTTGGAGTCCCTCTTATTTCAAAGAGGTTGACAGCAGCTGGTTGTGATGCTTTGGTCTCCAAGATTGCTGGCCGAATTGATTCTTGGTTATCCAGAAGTTTGTCCTTTGCAGGAAGACTCCAGCTTATTTCTTCTGTTTTGCTTAGTTTGCAGATCTATTTGGCTAAAGTCTTCATTCTGCCAAAGagaattctttttcttcttcagcaGAAATTCAACAGGTTTTTATGGGGAGGGAAGGACTCTAAGGCTCAAGCTAAAGTCTCTTGGGACAAGATTTGTGCCCCTAAAAGAGAATGAGGTTTGGGGATTAAAAATTTAGAAGTCTGGAACAATATTGCTTCTATGCTGAACCATATATGGACTTTATTCACCAAGGCTGGCTCTCTTTCGGTGGCATGGATAGAAGTGAACTGGCTGAAAGGAAAGAGCCTATGGCAGATTTTTATTCCCAAAGattgttcttggagttggaagaagTTGAAACTTCGTGATGTTGCTAAAAAATTCTTGAGTTACAAAGTTGGGGATGGTTCTCGAAATTTTTTCGGCATGATAAGTGGCATCCTGCTGGTTACTTGCTGGATTGTTATAGGTTTCGGGCAGTTCATGATGTAAGTATACATCTTGATTCTAAACTGCCAACCAACATCAAGCGAGGGGATTGGTTTTGGGCCCATGCTCGGTCCAATTCTATAGTGGAAATTCAATGTAGGCTTCATGAGATTACCTTAGGTGGGGCTGATTTGCCTATTTGGAAGTGTCCCAATGGTGTTTATTCTTGTGTAGCCACTTGAGATCAGTTGAGAGTTAAGCAGCCTACATATTGTGTGGTGGAAGTTGGTTTGGCATTCCCTTCCTATTCCTAGACGTTCCTTTTTCTATGGTTGGTTTTTAAGGAAGCCATAATTACTAAACACAGAATGTGCAGATGGGAGTATGCTCGAAACCTACTTTGTGTGTTTTGCCATGCTTGTCATGAGAGCCAGGAACATCTCTTTTTATAGTGCAGCTATAGTCGGAGGTTGTGGAGAGATTTTATGGTTGATTTCTCTTTCTCTGATTTGCCTATTGAGTGGGAAAATGTTGTTAAATGGAGTATTTCTAAGTTGAGAGGAAAGGGATAACAAGCTAGCCTAGGCAAACTCTATTTCAAAGCTTGTGTTTATCATTTATGGCAGCAGAGGAATGTTTTGGTACACAACAACAATCCGAAATCTGAAGAGGCAATTGTTAAGTAGATTAAGTGGGAAGTTCAATCTCGGATTCTTTCTAAAGATCCTTTAAAAAGTGTTAGCTGCTACtgctatgttgaaagcatggtAGACTAGTTGTTGGATTGTTCTGTTGTAAATTTTAGTTGTTGTTTCCTGTGAGGTGAACTTGGGCCAGTTTTTATTGGCGTGTATAGATTGTTGATGAGCTTTATTAAGCTTTtagattcatctaaaaaaagaaatatcaaatGGCTACCTTTGAACTGCATTAGTGAGGTCCTTCAACTCAATTAGAGAACCTTCCATGTCGAAGAAATCATCAGCCACTGTAATAATTATTGCACTCTTTGCGACCATCATGCGTATGTCAGAATTGTAAGGCAAGGAACAGCTGGAGGCAACAGAAAAGTAGCAATAGGTAGTTTTCTCTCGACCAAATCCTATATCACTAAGACCCCAATCCTTAGACCACCTGTCTCGAAAAAGGAAGACATTGATTGTTGATAAAGCAAGCAAATAATTAGCATAGTTATACTTATACGATGGTCCCAAAACGAATTATTGATGATAAATCTATTTGAAAGTATACCTTTTCAGTTCCTCAAGTTCTTTCTTGTATACTGACTGCCTAAACTCATAGTTTTGCATGGCAAGGCGTACTATTTCATCATTACGAGGGCATGATAACCTGAGTTCAAAAGATCTGTTAGAAATAGTATTCAAAATACTTTGATCACTCTCCTTCCCTCTCTACAAAGGTTTAGAAATAGTATTTCTACAGTAACTATTAAATTACAGTTGTATACCTATGGGGAGAAGCCTTTCCCATCCAGAGAATATTGGAATCCTTTTCTTCAATCCACATCCTATGTTCCAGATGATCGAGTCGAGCAAACCATGGAAGACTTAACTCATGCTCAATCTGCGAGAATATTAATATACTTATATACAGTAAGAATGTAAGACAAAGTTATTGGCGAGTGCATGATTTATAAAGCGATTCATTTcgatttttgttgttatttgctTCATTTTAAAGCTATCCTAACTGAAGTTCGGGAAAAGCTCAGTTCTCACCCATTCATTtaatatattcttttaattataaaatgaatGAATTACCAATCTTCGCAAGTTTGATGATGTGGTTTTCTCAAGtaatttctttgaaaatgaTCTAGCCTCCTGAAGGTCATATTCTCCTGAAAACATAAGATCTGTAGCTCTATAGACATTAAGCATTGCAGTTGAGAAGTATTCATGGTTATTTTCTATCTGATCTCGAATATCTTCATGATGTAAGAACCAACAAAAGCTATCTGCAAAAGCAAAAGATGAATAGTTGGTTAAATTATATTCGAAAACAtgtgaaagaaaataagaagagttTGTAAACATACCCGACGATACATCATAACCATGCATGCGTAGGAACCGAAATGCTAACGAGTCTTTAAATAGCTGTGCTTCAATtgaattgcttggtttttcccGTGATTCTTGATTCAAGTAATTCCTGAAAGTTATGTTCAACAAAGGATTAAGAAATAATGTACTGAAAACTGATTGATTTCTTCAGCAAAGGATAAATAAATGTACCTGTAAACTTGTGCCAAAACTTCTTCCGCCTCTTGGACGAAATGCTCAGCCAGGCCCAACCTGAACAACTGGTTGACCATGCAAAGCTTTATGAGCTCTTCATCGATGGGATAGGTTGCTGGAACTGCCATAAAAATCAGCTTTTATCGATcacgaaaaagaaaatagattgAAAGGAGAAACTGGGTACGTTGTTAAAGTCATAAAGATAAACGAATTAAGCTTAATTTCTAACCTCCACCATCACATCTTTGAACAAGTGATAGTAAATAAGCCATGCATTCGTTGTTTCCAGTGGCCATAAAAGCACTTGCTGTGGCGGAGGGGGATTGGAACAATGAGCCATCGTCGTTTAAATGCTTAATTAtatcatcttcatcaatatcatAAGATGCAGGCAGTGCTTCAAGATATGAAAGTGGGAGATTTTCAAGtttctcactacaaaaaaagcatgcaaattagtttttttttttttttttttttgttaacaaataTTGTTAGCTATCTAGTAAACCACTCAAAAAATTAGTACGAATTCAAAGTGGAAAAAACAAAACGACTACTTTTCAAGAATTTGTTGCCGCCTATTgaatagctctgataccactccGTTTGATCTGTGGAGGAAGAAAAGCTCTACACCAACTGTATGTGCAAGTTCAACCATTCCAGGGAAAACAATAGCAAACCAACGAGGAGAATCGTTGTTCATTTCTCTGAGAAACTTCTCCGTGTTTGCATGGACAAAGGCCAACCctgaattaaaaataaggaGTTGAAATATCCCAAATACGCTATATATCAAGCTAAAAAAACTGGCTATATGGTGCTCACTTTAGAAATAATGGTGGAGAAAATGACCATAAAGCTAGAATACACCAAATATATGTGCCCTATAGGCACATACTTGTACACAGCATGTACCTTTCTCTATACAAATTGTCCCGACATTCCACTTTTTGAGTGCAACTATGCAAGCAAGAGTTGCAGGGAGGCACTCAATGGTGGGCATGCCATGGGCATCAGAGTCTCCCCAAGAGCCATCTTCTTTCTGGTTGTGAAGCACCCAGTCCAAGCAATTCTTGAACATGGGTTGGGAAGGTTGGTGTGGATCTGGTATCATGGCTAGCCATGCAGTGTCATAAGCAGAAGGAGAAATGAAGGAGTAGTGATCGCATGggtttgagaaaatattttgctTCATCTTATAAACTAGAGATTGGATTGTGGACTGTGATAAATCCATGATACAAAGGATCAATAGTGAGCCTATTGTATTATGAAAATGGttgagtgagcatgagcaagCAAAGCATGCTATTTATAATATCGTGCATGAACTCGTTTTCTTCGTCTGCGCGCAGGTTCACATTGGAGGCGCCGAAACATGGGTGACTCGTATGACTTGGCAACATTATATATGATCGAGACCACTCCGCGCGAGGTCTGCTGTCCACTTCACTGGCTCTTGGTTTTGATGACTTGGCAAAGTCAAATTAGTTAGAGaacattttataaataacttATAAAACTGTCACATAAATATCTTAATAGCGGATGCGGCcaaattaagaatataaatagttatatcatttcattttttttttttggttttagtaataactatttaatttttcaatgaaaTACTCCGTCTGTAAACCAAATGAagcctctatttttttttaaggaaaaactaCATATAACCCCATCAATTTACCACCACATTATCAATGTCtcttcctaaactaccaattttgTCAATGTTCccataataacaaaaataactttcataaaattattaaaataaaataaaaactaaaaaaattattataaaatataaaataacaaaaaattatacaaaaaaataataataaaaattaaaattaaaaactggtttctctattttttttttcttttgctttatatatatatatatatatatatatatatatatttatatattcagttattttttgtttgtcttttttaaaaaaaaaatcctttttttttgtttttttaatttaataaaaaaactgtttttctttttttctttttcgaaatatttttataattttcatttttttaaaaaaaaaaaaaaatcgttcttttttatttttattttttttggttttttatttaatttatttagtttttttagttttttttatttgttttttgtttgagtttttttttcgaatttataaggtcatttttatctttttcaaaaaaaaaaatattaaggttatttttgtctttttgttagtcttagggGAACATTGactttttttgtagtttgagggggaatattgacacaattgataatttgagatGTATATTAacaattgagtgatagtttaAGGGAGATGTGTATTTTTCCTACTTTAAttagaatcaaatcaaaattactaaaaagaaaaccccatattatttcttaaaaaaaaaaaaaaaaaaaaaaaaaaaaaaaaaaaaaaaaaaaaaaaacctagaaaaCTAGTAAGTGGCCAGACCACCCCCGAGGGACTCCAGGGGTggtcgcggccacccccaaatgctcCGGTCAGGGCTAGAGGGAGGGGGCTCGAGATGGGTCAAATGCCCCTCTCACCtcccaaaaattctttttactcCCAATTGAATTTTTTCGAATGACCTAATTGCCCACCCTCAGCCATTCATCAGGGGGTAAATCTTTTTTAAGAAGAACGAGATTTACGACTTCTTCCATTTTCGTTATGTTACTGTAATTAGGTCAGAAACTCAAATAATCTGATGAAGGTTGAAGACAAAGGTTGAAGATGTTCTTttagttattgaaaaaatacacCGTTTAACTTTGTCAAAACTATCGTTTTAATGTTGCGAACGCATAGGTTAACTGACTTAAGCTTAACGCACGCAACACACTATTTTGGCTTTTAgcatttgttttatgttttcccTTATTCGCTGGACGTTTGTTGAAGAGTGTTTCAATATTACGACTTACgaggtttatttttatttattttttctttgtttagataTTAGGAGGGTTTAGAAGAGGTCAAATTGTCAAaaaggccaattttttttttttttttactcactTTGGCCATTACTAATGGCCCGGACTTTGTTTGTCAAAATGAGTCATTCTGCAATTTGTCAAATTGTcgttcttcaaaaaaaaataggaagcgttcaacaatttaacaatttgtaattttgatttCTTCTTACTTCAAGCCTTCCACAATTTAAATCAATTGCttagcttttttctttctatttttttttttttttttaagccatagAAGTATTTAATCAAACTTTTACATTGGTTAAGCTTTTATGTTTAGATTGCTcttctaaattaattatttatgaatatatatatatatatatatataatttttgttgcatattttaattgtatgaaatatataattgtagttacatGAAATTCTGGAGAATAACAAACATTCTATTGAGCTCtaatcaaattctaaacgaACTCGTACTAGTAGATCCTTgcttcaagaaaagaaaaatgattaacaTGCTAATGATAGAGACCAAATCTGAATAGCATATCTATAGAAAAATTAGAC
This DNA window, taken from Alnus glutinosa chromosome 5, dhAlnGlut1.1, whole genome shotgun sequence, encodes the following:
- the LOC133869615 gene encoding (E,E)-geranyllinalool synthase-like → MDLSQSTIQSLVYKMKQNIFSNPCDHYSFISPSAYDTAWLAMIPDPHQPSQPMFKNCLDWVLHNQKEDGSWGDSDAHGMPTIECLPATLACIVALKKWNVGTICIEKGLAFVHANTEKFLREMNNDSPRWFAIVFPGMVELAHTVGVELFFLHRSNGVVSELFNRRQQILENEKLENLPLSYLEALPASYDIDEDDIIKHLNDDGSLFQSPSATASAFMATGNNECMAYLLSLVQRCDGGVPATYPIDEELIKLCMVNQLFRLGLAEHFVQEAEEVLAQVYRNYLNQESREKPSNSIEAQLFKDSLAFRFLRMHGYDVSSDSFCWFLHHEDIRDQIENNHEYFSTAMLNVYRATDLMFSGEYDLQEARSFSKKLLEKTTSSNLRRLIEHELSLPWFARLDHLEHRMWIEEKDSNILWMGKASPHRLSCPRNDEIVRLAMQNYEFRQSVYKKELEELKRWSKDWGLSDIGFGREKTTYCYFSVASSCSLPYNSDIRMMVAKSAIIITVADDFFDMEGSLIELKDLTNAVQRWDAKGLSGHSKIIFDALDNLVREIATEYLQQEGRDIINNLQDIWYETFASWFTESKWGKTGSIPSMDEYLETGMTSIAAHTIVLPASCLLNPTLPISKLRPEQYESITKLLMVIARLLNDVQSFQKEQDEGTINSVLLYLKDSPEADIEESIAFVREIVDKKKKEFLEHVLMDGYSDLPKPCKHLHLSCLKVFQMFFNSTNGYDSNTEMLQDISKAIYIPIEVGNSKRILKPLPRCSGAKEEDNLTTNCYINRPRPSTHYRRSFGTPRVSWSASRDYGYGKMFIAPKVRFCFT